In Sphingobium sp. B2D3C, a genomic segment contains:
- a CDS encoding amidohydrolase family protein — protein sequence MTKMRKIATEEAWSIPEVAHALRDVTRGPSQSLDKLLVGGIYDPPENATGYAAMNFLDGLLDIEEKRLPEMDALGVDMHLLSLTAPGVQMFDADTATDLAALANDRLAEICRKRPDRFAGLASFAPHSPKRAAKEMERAINDLKLNGFILNSHTHGEYLDDPKYWPCLEAAEALDACIYIHPRAASDTLKGPLQDYGMDSAMWGYGVEVGTHVVRMMASGVFDAFPKLKICIGHMGEAIPFWIWRINFMNSRAQKISRAPKTKLSIAEYFQRNFVVTTSGVEDPLALRYTIDKLGIDNVLWAIDYPYQPQQPAVDFMDAAPVTDAERHALYHGNAERIFHIAPLSD from the coding sequence ATGACGAAGATGCGCAAGATCGCCACCGAAGAAGCCTGGTCGATCCCCGAGGTCGCTCATGCCCTGCGGGATGTGACGCGCGGGCCATCGCAAAGCCTCGACAAGCTGCTCGTCGGTGGCATCTACGATCCGCCAGAAAATGCGACCGGCTATGCCGCGATGAACTTCCTCGATGGCCTGCTCGATATCGAGGAAAAGCGCCTGCCGGAGATGGACGCGCTGGGCGTGGACATGCACCTGCTCTCGCTCACCGCGCCGGGCGTGCAGATGTTCGATGCCGACACGGCGACCGATCTGGCCGCGCTCGCCAATGACCGGCTGGCCGAGATCTGCCGCAAGCGTCCCGATCGCTTCGCCGGCCTCGCCAGCTTCGCCCCCCACAGCCCCAAGCGCGCGGCAAAGGAAATGGAGCGGGCGATCAATGATCTGAAGCTGAACGGCTTCATCCTCAACAGCCACACCCATGGCGAATATCTGGACGATCCCAAATATTGGCCCTGCCTCGAAGCCGCCGAAGCGCTCGATGCCTGCATCTACATCCACCCGCGCGCCGCCTCCGACACGCTGAAGGGGCCTTTGCAGGATTACGGCATGGACAGCGCCATGTGGGGCTATGGCGTCGAGGTCGGCACGCATGTCGTGCGGATGATGGCCAGCGGCGTGTTCGATGCCTTCCCCAAGCTCAAGATCTGCATCGGCCATATGGGCGAGGCGATTCCCTTCTGGATCTGGCGCATCAATTTCATGAACAGCCGCGCCCAGAAGATCAGCCGCGCGCCGAAGACGAAACTGAGCATCGCGGAATATTTCCAGCGTAACTTTGTGGTGACGACGAGCGGCGTCGAAGACCCGCTGGCGCTGCGCTACACCATCGACAAGCTCGGCATCGATAATGTGCTCTGGGCAATTGATTACCCCTATCAACCGCAGCAGCCGGCAGTGGATTTCATGGATGCGGCGCCGGTGACCGACGCAGAGCGCCACGCGCTGTACCACGGCAATGCCGAGCGCATCTTCCACATCGCGCCGCTCAGCGACTGA
- a CDS encoding MFS transporter: MTGTSEATSARGWGGFVLILIALMVEGFDLQAANFAAPSILEDFGVSRAEIGPLLSASLFGVLIGAVFIGPQGDRLGRRTILISCCIGYGIMSLVGALATNLTQLIVLRFLIGIGLGAVLPNALALAGELAPRKYLARATALVGIGITFGGVLAGIAAAKLLAPYGWQSLFILGGLLPIAIAALLWIGLPESPVLNRAQTHAPGERGLSAILSPAQRARTIAIWIIFALVLMVVYLVSGWVPLLVKDQGYSTTTASWIATGTHAGGVVGGVVASLLLVRRNWSVVALFAGLGALTLAIITVHDWGIVGLTVLLVLVGLFSTGTQNGLNGSCGATYPATMRASGLGWALGMGRVGSIAGPLVGSLAVLLGLSAPRTFFILPVIPLVIAAALALWLARRTGPAAPETSAQDSPAPLSAPIMETAR, encoded by the coding sequence ATGACGGGGACGAGCGAAGCGACGAGCGCGCGCGGCTGGGGCGGGTTCGTGCTGATCCTCATCGCGCTGATGGTCGAAGGCTTCGACCTGCAGGCCGCCAATTTCGCCGCGCCCTCCATCCTGGAGGACTTTGGCGTCAGCCGCGCCGAGATCGGCCCGCTGCTCTCCGCCAGCCTGTTCGGCGTCCTGATCGGCGCCGTGTTCATCGGTCCGCAGGGCGACAGGCTGGGTCGCCGGACGATCCTGATCAGTTGCTGCATCGGCTATGGCATCATGTCGCTGGTCGGCGCGCTGGCGACCAACCTGACGCAACTCATCGTGCTGCGCTTCCTCATCGGCATTGGCCTCGGCGCCGTGCTGCCCAATGCGCTGGCGCTGGCCGGCGAACTGGCGCCGCGCAAATATCTCGCGCGGGCGACGGCGCTGGTCGGCATCGGCATCACCTTTGGCGGGGTTCTCGCCGGGATCGCCGCCGCCAAGCTGCTTGCGCCTTATGGCTGGCAGAGCTTGTTCATCCTCGGCGGTCTCCTGCCCATCGCGATTGCAGCGCTGCTGTGGATCGGCCTGCCGGAAAGCCCGGTCCTCAACCGCGCACAGACCCATGCGCCGGGCGAGCGCGGCCTTTCGGCCATCCTTTCCCCCGCCCAGCGCGCCCGCACGATCGCGATCTGGATCATCTTCGCGCTAGTGCTGATGGTCGTCTATCTGGTGAGCGGCTGGGTGCCCCTGCTGGTCAAGGATCAGGGCTATTCGACGACCACCGCCTCATGGATCGCCACCGGCACCCATGCCGGCGGCGTGGTCGGCGGTGTGGTCGCCAGCCTGTTGCTGGTGCGCCGCAACTGGTCGGTCGTGGCGCTGTTCGCAGGGCTTGGCGCGCTTACCTTGGCGATCATCACCGTGCATGATTGGGGCATTGTCGGCCTCACCGTGTTGCTCGTGCTGGTCGGCCTGTTCAGCACCGGCACGCAGAATGGCCTCAATGGCTCGTGCGGCGCCACCTACCCCGCGACCATGCGCGCCTCCGGCCTTGGCTGGGCGCTCGGCATGGGGCGCGTTGGCTCGATCGCCGGGCCGCTGGTCGGCTCGCTTGCGGTGCTGCTCGGCCTTTCGGCGCCACGCACCTTCTTCATCCTGCCGGTCATCCCGCTGGTGATCGCTGCCGCGCTGGCGCTCTGGCTCGCCCGCCGGACCGGGCCTGCCGCCCCCGAGACCAGCGCTCAGGACAGCCCGGCTCCCCTTTCCGCCCCCATCATGGAGACTGCCCGATGA
- a CDS encoding glycosyltransferase family 2 protein translates to MMILDSLAWLIIAIPVLLLAVLAVELALGLIAVSPARPRTAAPHSAAILMPAHNEASGIARTIALLQPALDAHIRLLVIADNCTDDTAAAARAAGAQVIERNDPSQRGKGHALAFGRDWIKAATDAPPPACIVVLDADCEIDGASLRALIDTTCASQRPVQSCYLLRSAADDGAMTQISNFAMLIKNRVRQRGASIMGSPAILGGTGMAFPWALIESAPLATSHLVEDLVLGLHFARAGAAPRYLEAATTWSDPASQSDTLTQRARWEHGYIQTALQQGAPVVLEGIAKAKPSLAWFGLSLLVPPLALLMSLSLIALVVSAGLALLGATAAAPATLAGLLALVALLLAFAWMRDGRDTVSAATLARIPLYILWKIPVYLRLVKKRETEWVRTRRKGE, encoded by the coding sequence ATGATGATCCTCGACTCTCTGGCTTGGCTCATCATTGCCATACCCGTGCTCCTGCTGGCCGTGCTGGCCGTGGAGCTGGCCCTCGGCCTGATCGCCGTTAGCCCGGCAAGACCGCGCACCGCCGCCCCCCATAGCGCCGCCATCTTGATGCCCGCCCATAATGAGGCTTCCGGCATTGCCCGCACCATCGCTCTCCTGCAGCCGGCGCTGGATGCGCACATCCGCCTCCTCGTTATTGCCGACAATTGCACGGACGACACCGCCGCCGCCGCGCGCGCGGCTGGGGCACAGGTTATCGAGCGCAATGACCCCAGCCAACGCGGCAAGGGCCATGCGCTGGCCTTCGGGCGGGACTGGATCAAGGCCGCGACCGACGCCCCGCCGCCGGCTTGTATTGTGGTGCTGGACGCGGACTGCGAAATCGACGGTGCGTCTCTGCGCGCGCTGATCGACACGACCTGCGCCAGCCAGCGCCCGGTGCAGAGCTGCTACCTGCTCCGCTCAGCCGCCGATGACGGGGCGATGACGCAGATTTCCAACTTTGCGATGCTCATCAAGAACCGCGTCCGCCAGCGCGGCGCCTCGATTATGGGATCGCCCGCCATTCTCGGCGGCACCGGCATGGCCTTCCCATGGGCATTGATCGAGTCGGCGCCGCTGGCGACGAGCCACCTGGTCGAAGACCTTGTGCTCGGCCTCCATTTCGCGCGCGCAGGCGCAGCGCCCCGCTATCTGGAGGCCGCGACGACCTGGAGCGACCCAGCGAGCCAGAGCGACACGCTTACGCAGCGGGCGCGCTGGGAGCATGGCTATATCCAGACCGCCCTGCAGCAAGGCGCACCGGTCGTGCTTGAGGGTATCGCCAAGGCCAAGCCGAGCCTCGCCTGGTTTGGCCTGAGCCTGCTCGTGCCGCCGCTGGCCCTGTTGATGAGCCTGAGCCTGATCGCGCTTGTGGTGAGCGCCGGGCTCGCGCTGCTGGGCGCCACCGCTGCCGCGCCTGCTACGCTGGCGGGGTTGCTCGCACTGGTCGCGCTGCTGTTGGCCTTCGCCTGGATGCGCGATGGGCGGGACACGGTCTCGGCCGCAACGCTGGCGCGCATCCCGCTCTACATTCTATGGAAAATCCCCGTCTATCTACGACTGGTCAAGAAGCGCGAGACCGAATGGGTGCGCACGCGCCGCAAGGGCGAGTAA
- a CDS encoding EpsD family peptidyl-prolyl cis-trans isomerase, with the protein MSLLRNVSLVALASLSLTIAGCEKKAEGQVVAVVNGEEITLTELNAEIADLNVPASADKDMVRSRVLQRMVDRRLLVQAAKEAGLDRDPEYLTQERRMREQLLVNLYGRKTMDTVKVPDNAAIDKYISERPNAFAQRKRFALEQLQMDPPSKPDSLKELETAKTIDEVASRLTAMGIAFERGRGSLDTAVIDPQMLARIEALPPGEPFIVPANGKLVVSVITGSEATPVPQEQARQIAAQAMRNEELNKIGESRLKEAKAKAKIEYQPGYAPKDDAKAAGALPAAGNAAAPAAK; encoded by the coding sequence ATGTCACTGCTGAGGAACGTCTCGCTCGTTGCGCTCGCTTCCCTTTCCCTCACGATCGCCGGCTGCGAGAAAAAAGCCGAAGGTCAGGTCGTGGCCGTGGTCAATGGTGAGGAAATCACCCTGACCGAACTGAACGCCGAGATCGCCGATCTCAACGTGCCTGCCAGCGCCGACAAGGACATGGTGCGCAGCCGCGTGCTGCAGCGCATGGTCGACCGCCGGCTGCTGGTTCAGGCCGCCAAGGAAGCCGGGCTGGACCGCGACCCGGAATATCTGACGCAGGAGCGCCGGATGCGCGAGCAGCTGCTCGTCAATCTGTACGGCCGCAAGACGATGGACACGGTGAAGGTGCCGGATAACGCCGCCATCGACAAATATATCAGCGAGCGCCCCAACGCCTTCGCGCAGCGCAAGCGCTTCGCCCTCGAGCAGCTGCAGATGGACCCGCCCTCCAAGCCGGACAGCCTCAAGGAGCTGGAAACCGCCAAGACGATCGACGAAGTCGCATCCCGCCTGACCGCCATGGGCATCGCCTTCGAGCGTGGCCGTGGCTCGCTCGACACCGCCGTGATCGATCCGCAGATGCTCGCCCGCATCGAGGCGCTGCCCCCGGGCGAGCCGTTCATCGTGCCGGCCAATGGCAAGCTGGTCGTAAGCGTGATCACCGGCAGCGAAGCGACCCCGGTTCCGCAGGAGCAGGCCCGCCAGATCGCCGCGCAGGCCATGCGCAACGAGGAGCTGAACAAGATCGGCGAATCGCGCCTGAAGGAAGCCAAGGCCAAGGCCAAGATCGAGTATCAGCCGGGCTATGCACCCAAGGACGATGCCAAGGCCGCCGGCGCCCTGCCGGCAGCGGGCAACGCCGCGGCGCCGGCGGCCAAGTAA
- a CDS encoding PRC-barrel domain-containing protein — protein sequence MKIDPAAALALALLLAACSGRDDAANQHPDEPAVQLIAHPGSQAAKGKAALNLTERELLDAELVDTDGTELGDVIALKRGPGGAVEGLVIAVEGSVPEQHVYLPLDGLAPLREGDDWTIVTSLTPTQIAALPKANPDPPTGQPAAATAGSAPSHRAANAR from the coding sequence GTGAAAATCGACCCTGCGGCCGCGCTCGCCTTGGCCCTTTTACTAGCGGCCTGCAGCGGTCGCGATGACGCGGCCAATCAGCATCCCGATGAGCCTGCCGTCCAGCTGATCGCCCATCCCGGCTCTCAAGCCGCCAAGGGCAAGGCAGCACTGAATCTGACCGAACGCGAACTACTCGATGCCGAACTGGTCGATACAGACGGCACGGAGCTGGGCGACGTGATCGCCCTGAAGCGCGGTCCCGGCGGTGCTGTCGAAGGGCTGGTGATCGCGGTCGAAGGCAGCGTGCCCGAGCAGCATGTCTATCTCCCCCTCGATGGTCTCGCGCCCCTGCGCGAGGGCGATGACTGGACGATCGTCACGAGCCTTACCCCTACGCAGATCGCCGCCCTGCCCAAGGCCAATCCTGACCCGCCGACCGGCCAGCCCGCAGCTGCCACCGCCGGTTCGGCGCCGTCTCACCGAGCAGCCAACGCCCGGTGA
- a CDS encoding anthranilate synthase component II: MILVIDNYDSFTWNLVHYLMELGAQVEVVRNDAMSAGQALSSGAEAFLLSPGPCTPNEAGISLDLVAACADAGKPLLGVCLGHQTIGQHFGGKVVRGGLMHGKTSPVTHDGTGLFEGLPSPFTATRYHSLIVEDIPDCLLVNATSEDGSVMAFRHASLPIHSVQFHPESIATEHGHAMLANFMRLAGMPVTARATA; the protein is encoded by the coding sequence ATGATCCTCGTCATCGACAATTATGACAGCTTCACCTGGAATCTCGTCCATTATCTGATGGAACTGGGCGCGCAGGTCGAGGTGGTGCGCAACGATGCCATGTCCGCCGGACAGGCGCTGTCCTCCGGCGCGGAAGCCTTTCTGCTCTCGCCCGGCCCCTGCACGCCCAATGAAGCCGGGATCAGTCTCGATCTCGTTGCCGCCTGCGCCGATGCAGGCAAACCCCTGCTCGGCGTATGCCTGGGCCATCAGACGATCGGCCAGCATTTCGGCGGCAAGGTGGTCCGCGGCGGCCTGATGCACGGCAAGACATCGCCGGTGACGCATGACGGCACCGGGCTGTTCGAGGGTCTGCCCTCGCCCTTCACCGCCACGCGCTATCACTCGCTGATCGTCGAGGACATTCCCGATTGCCTGCTGGTCAATGCCACCAGCGAGGATGGATCGGTGATGGCATTCCGTCACGCGAGCCTGCCCATCCACAGCGTACAGTTCCATCCCGAAAGTATCGCGACCGAACACGGCCACGCGATGCTGGCCAATTTCATGCGCCTCGCCGGAATGCCGGTGACCGCGCGCGCAACGGCCTGA
- a CDS encoding asparaginase — translation MTQQDPRIHVLTTGGTIDKLYFDALSEYQIGESILARLLEIARVTLPVEIEEVARKDSLELTADDRALIAARVAASPAERIVITHGTDTMTDTAASLAGISGKIIVLVGALAPARFSESDATFNLGMAFATAQIAPPGVYITMNGTVFRADQVVKDRAKGAFVAR, via the coding sequence ATGACCCAGCAAGACCCGCGCATCCATGTGCTCACCACCGGCGGCACCATCGACAAGCTCTATTTCGATGCGCTGAGCGAATATCAGATCGGCGAGTCGATCCTCGCGCGCCTGCTGGAGATCGCGCGGGTGACCCTGCCGGTCGAGATCGAGGAAGTGGCCCGCAAGGACAGTCTGGAGCTGACCGCCGATGATCGCGCGCTGATCGCGGCGCGGGTTGCGGCCTCGCCCGCCGAGCGCATCGTCATCACCCACGGCACGGATACGATGACGGACACGGCCGCCTCGCTGGCGGGCATATCGGGCAAGATCATTGTGTTGGTGGGCGCGCTGGCCCCGGCGCGCTTCTCGGAGAGCGACGCCACCTTCAATCTCGGCATGGCCTTCGCGACAGCGCAGATCGCCCCGCCGGGCGTTTACATCACCATGAATGGCACGGTGTTCCGTGCGGATCAGGTGGTGAAGGATCGTGCCAAGGGGGCCTTTGTGGCGCGGTAG
- a CDS encoding anthranilate synthase component I family protein: MTIAQDSIDAARAALSAGRSALVWARLIADTETPVSAALKLIEPERGDFILESVEGGAVRGRYSLIGIAPDLVFRATGRSVDINRDWRTDRTAFTPLESDPLAALRDLVAECRADVDPALPAALACLVGYFAYETFGLVEKLPRPADNGLGTPDMLFVRPTVVLVFDRLADALYIVAPTWADRLGTGEAPIDALIDTAVGRIEDVAAQLARPLAAQTSQAPAIDLDAITPTPVMKPGAYAEMVSKAKDYIVAGDIFQVVLAQRFTTPFPLPPIDLYRALRRINPSPFLYHLDLPGFALTGSSPEILVRVRDGEVTIRPIAGTRPRGKTASEDAENRDSLLADPKERAEHLMLLDLGRNDVGRVASAGSVKVTDSYTIEFYSHVMHIVSNVVGKLDPKHDPLDALFAGFPAGTVSGAPKVRACEIIAELEPETRGPYAGGVGYFSPDGNMDSCIVLRTALVKDGVLHAQAGAGIVADSEPAYEQRECEHKAGALFAAAREAVKVAQDGRFGQ, translated from the coding sequence TTGACCATCGCACAGGACAGCATCGATGCCGCACGCGCGGCCCTCTCCGCCGGGCGCTCCGCGCTCGTGTGGGCACGGCTGATCGCCGATACCGAAACGCCGGTCTCCGCCGCGCTCAAGCTGATCGAGCCGGAACGGGGCGACTTCATTCTCGAATCGGTTGAAGGCGGCGCCGTTCGCGGGCGCTACAGCCTGATCGGCATCGCGCCCGATCTCGTCTTCCGCGCCACTGGGCGCAGCGTCGACATCAACCGCGACTGGCGGACCGACCGGACCGCCTTCACGCCGCTGGAGAGTGATCCCCTCGCCGCGCTGCGCGATCTGGTGGCGGAATGCCGGGCAGACGTCGACCCGGCGCTGCCGGCTGCGCTCGCCTGCCTCGTCGGCTATTTCGCTTATGAGACCTTCGGCCTGGTCGAAAAGCTGCCGCGCCCGGCCGACAATGGCCTCGGCACGCCCGACATGCTGTTCGTGCGCCCGACGGTGGTGCTGGTGTTCGATCGGCTGGCCGATGCGCTCTACATCGTCGCGCCGACCTGGGCCGACCGGCTCGGCACCGGCGAGGCCCCCATCGACGCGCTGATCGATACGGCTGTGGGGCGCATCGAGGATGTCGCGGCGCAGCTCGCCCGGCCGCTCGCCGCGCAGACCAGTCAGGCCCCCGCCATCGACCTGGACGCGATCACGCCGACGCCGGTGATGAAGCCCGGCGCCTATGCGGAGATGGTGAGCAAGGCCAAGGACTATATCGTCGCGGGCGACATTTTTCAGGTCGTGCTGGCGCAGCGCTTCACCACCCCCTTCCCGCTTCCGCCGATCGACCTCTACCGGGCGCTGCGGCGGATCAATCCCTCGCCCTTCCTCTACCATCTCGATCTGCCCGGCTTCGCGCTCACCGGCTCCAGCCCGGAGATTCTGGTCCGTGTGCGCGATGGGGAAGTGACGATCCGGCCGATTGCGGGCACCCGACCGCGCGGCAAGACGGCCAGCGAGGATGCCGAGAATCGCGATTCGCTGCTGGCCGATCCCAAGGAGCGCGCCGAGCATCTGATGTTGCTCGACCTGGGGCGCAACGATGTCGGCCGCGTCGCCAGCGCCGGCTCGGTGAAGGTGACGGACAGCTACACCATCGAATTCTACAGCCATGTGATGCACATCGTCTCCAATGTCGTCGGCAAGCTCGACCCGAAGCACGATCCGCTCGATGCGCTGTTTGCGGGCTTCCCGGCCGGCACGGTCTCCGGTGCGCCCAAGGTGCGCGCCTGCGAGATCATCGCCGAGCTGGAGCCGGAAACGCGCGGGCCTTATGCCGGCGGCGTCGGCTATTTCTCGCCGGATGGAAACATGGATAGCTGCATCGTGCTGCGCACCGCGCTGGTGAAGGACGGCGTGCTGCACGCGCAGGCGGGCGCGGGCATCGTCGCGGACTCCGAGCCGGCCTATGAACAGCGCGAATGCGAGCACAAGGCCGGCGCGCTGTTTGCGGCCGCGCGGGAGGCCGTGAAGGTCGCGCAGGACGGCCGCTTCGGGCAGTAA
- a CDS encoding peptidylprolyl isomerase gives MQIFRRLLGSKFGGLFAIGFLAIIAFAFIAGDLTGNNVSFGGSSKTDVAKIGDRPLTVAELQSRTQMVFERQRQENPALTIDQFLAQGGLKRVADELISSRSLIAYGEKHGMRVSKALIDAEIARNSAFTDATGNFSETVFRQMLAQQRVSEQDLRDDIAAQIIQQQLLQPVGVGTKAPASMVPPYAAMLIEERAGEMFAISAARFAPQTAPTEAQLQDYYKQHGSQFAIPEQRQLRYALVNLARFEPQATPTDAEIADLYKSRQSQFAGRKTRDFSQLILATEALAKDAAAKAKAGQSLQDVAKSLGLAASRVDGVDEKQLATQMNAEIAKAGFAAAQGGIVGPVRSPAGWAVLRVEAQRDVPGKTLAEAREELSAEVRQIKERQLFSEFLNDMDGRLGAGATLTDIAKEHNLTIVETPLIVRNGQSLRDPAFKPDATLQALLEGGFAARQDDDAQIVPVKPDEEAALLTVAEVVPAGPPPFAQVKPAVEAAWKLAQGVGKAREIATQLAAQLGKGTEPGPLLAKLGIADAPRQPLSARRADINQQGGQIPPPLKALFSIRQGGTQMVPLENNQGFIVVRLDKITQNDPTQVPQLMQSTAAGLSNVLGGEYAQQFVTAIQQELGVKRSEAAMAAVEQELRRAYGGSAE, from the coding sequence ATGCAGATTTTCCGTCGTCTTCTCGGTTCGAAATTTGGCGGCCTGTTCGCAATCGGATTTCTCGCGATCATCGCCTTTGCCTTCATCGCGGGCGATCTCACTGGCAACAACGTCAGTTTCGGCGGCAGCTCCAAGACGGACGTCGCCAAGATCGGCGACCGCCCGCTGACCGTCGCCGAGTTGCAGAGCCGCACGCAGATGGTGTTCGAGCGGCAGCGGCAGGAAAATCCGGCGCTGACCATCGACCAGTTCCTGGCCCAAGGCGGCCTTAAGCGCGTGGCCGACGAGCTGATCTCCTCGCGCTCGCTGATTGCCTATGGCGAGAAGCACGGGATGCGGGTGAGCAAGGCGCTCATCGATGCGGAGATCGCCCGCAATTCCGCCTTCACGGACGCAACCGGCAATTTCAGCGAGACGGTATTCCGCCAGATGCTCGCCCAGCAGCGCGTCTCCGAGCAGGATCTGCGGGACGATATTGCCGCGCAGATCATCCAGCAGCAGCTGCTCCAGCCGGTGGGCGTGGGCACCAAGGCGCCGGCCAGCATGGTGCCGCCTTATGCCGCGATGCTGATCGAGGAACGCGCCGGCGAGATGTTCGCGATTTCCGCCGCCAGGTTCGCGCCGCAGACCGCGCCGACCGAGGCGCAACTCCAGGATTATTACAAGCAGCATGGCAGCCAGTTCGCGATTCCCGAGCAGCGCCAGCTGCGCTACGCGCTCGTCAATCTCGCTCGCTTCGAGCCCCAGGCGACGCCGACCGACGCGGAAATCGCCGATCTCTACAAGAGCCGCCAGAGCCAGTTCGCCGGCCGCAAGACGCGCGATTTCAGCCAGCTGATCCTCGCGACAGAAGCGCTCGCCAAGGACGCCGCCGCCAAGGCGAAGGCCGGCCAGTCGCTGCAGGACGTCGCCAAGAGCCTCGGCCTCGCCGCCTCGCGCGTCGATGGCGTGGACGAAAAGCAGCTTGCCACGCAGATGAATGCGGAGATCGCCAAGGCCGGCTTCGCCGCCGCGCAGGGGGGCATCGTCGGTCCGGTCCGCTCGCCCGCGGGCTGGGCAGTGCTGCGCGTGGAAGCCCAGCGTGACGTGCCGGGCAAGACGCTGGCCGAAGCGCGCGAGGAGCTGTCCGCCGAAGTGCGCCAGATCAAGGAACGCCAGCTCTTCAGCGAATTCCTGAACGATATGGATGGCCGCCTGGGCGCCGGCGCGACGCTGACCGACATCGCCAAGGAGCACAACCTCACCATCGTCGAGACGCCGCTGATCGTGCGCAACGGCCAGTCGCTGCGCGACCCGGCGTTCAAGCCGGACGCGACGCTGCAGGCGCTGCTCGAAGGCGGCTTCGCGGCGCGGCAGGATGACGATGCGCAGATCGTGCCGGTGAAGCCCGACGAGGAAGCCGCGCTCCTGACCGTGGCCGAAGTGGTGCCCGCCGGCCCGCCGCCCTTCGCGCAGGTGAAGCCGGCCGTGGAAGCGGCCTGGAAGCTGGCGCAGGGCGTTGGCAAGGCGCGCGAAATCGCCACGCAGCTCGCGGCGCAGCTGGGCAAGGGCACCGAACCGGGGCCGCTGCTCGCCAAGCTCGGCATCGCCGACGCGCCGCGCCAGCCGCTCTCCGCGCGCCGCGCCGACATCAACCAGCAGGGCGGCCAGATTCCGCCGCCGCTCAAGGCGCTGTTCAGCATCCGCCAGGGTGGAACGCAGATGGTGCCGCTGGAGAATAACCAGGGTTTCATCGTCGTGCGGCTCGACAAGATCACGCAGAACGATCCCACGCAGGTGCCGCAGCTGATGCAATCCACCGCGGCCGGCCTCAGCAATGTGCTGGGCGGGGAATATGCGCAGCAGTTCGTCACGGCGATCCAGCAGGAGCTGGGCGTCAAGCGCAGCGAAGCGGCCATGGCCGCTGTGGAGCAGGAACTGCGCCGCGCTTATGGCGGCAGCGCGGAATAA
- the tpiA gene encoding triose-phosphate isomerase — MTVRRKFVAGNWKMNGLKGQLGEVSAIAELAAARNDIDVALYLPATLIAAAAPLGGAVLIGAQDCHQEEAGAYTGNLSAAMLAEAGARGTLVGHSERRQYQQESNADVAAKALAAHKGGLSVVLCVGETLDTREQGDDVAHAFVADQLVASLPEGADPEWLTIAYEPVWAIGTGKVATPPQIAAMHAALRAALVKALGAEAGNAMRILYGGSVSGENAADILHTENVDGALVGGASLTAAKFGPIIAAA; from the coding sequence ATGACCGTCCGCCGCAAATTCGTCGCCGGCAACTGGAAGATGAACGGCCTCAAGGGGCAGCTTGGCGAGGTATCCGCCATTGCCGAGCTTGCCGCCGCCCGCAACGATATCGATGTGGCGCTCTATCTCCCGGCCACCCTCATCGCGGCCGCCGCGCCGCTTGGCGGCGCCGTGCTCATCGGCGCGCAGGATTGCCATCAGGAAGAGGCCGGGGCCTATACCGGCAATCTCTCGGCCGCCATGCTGGCCGAAGCTGGCGCGCGCGGCACGCTGGTCGGGCATAGCGAGCGGCGGCAATATCAGCAGGAGAGCAATGCCGATGTCGCCGCCAAGGCGCTCGCCGCGCACAAGGGCGGCCTCTCGGTCGTCCTGTGCGTGGGCGAGACGCTGGACACGCGTGAGCAGGGCGACGATGTGGCGCACGCCTTCGTGGCCGATCAGCTTGTCGCCTCGCTGCCCGAGGGCGCGGACCCGGAATGGCTGACCATCGCCTATGAGCCGGTCTGGGCGATCGGCACCGGCAAGGTTGCTACCCCGCCGCAAATCGCCGCCATGCACGCCGCGCTGCGCGCCGCGCTCGTCAAGGCGCTGGGCGCGGAGGCCGGCAATGCCATGCGCATCCTCTATGGCGGCTCGGTGAGCGGTGAGAACGCGGCGGACATCCTCCACACCGAGAATGTCGACGGCGCACTGGTCGGCGGGGCGAGCCTCACCGCCGCCAAGTTCGGGCCGATCATCGCCGCGGCCTGA